One Alnus glutinosa chromosome 3, dhAlnGlut1.1, whole genome shotgun sequence genomic region harbors:
- the LOC133864010 gene encoding pectinesterase 3 has product MTQIKEFLAEKLGSGRHISVSKKSKKLFLALFATLLLVAAIIAVVAGVNSRKNSDNSASHTILKSSCSSTLYPDLCFSAIANVPGATAKLSSQKDVIEASLNLTTTAVEKNYFIIKKLIKTRKNLTKREKTALHDCLETIDETLDELHKAVEDLHEYPNKKSLSLHADDLKTLISSAITNQETCLDGFSHDDADKHVREVLLEGEEHVERMCSNALAMIKNMTDTDIANERKTMNRKLKEDVVDGDDETKWPEWLSVADRRLLQSSSVTPNLVVAADGSGDHKTVSAAVAAAPDNSKTRYVIRIKAGVYRENVDVTKKKKNIMFLGDGRTSTIITASRNVVDGSTTFNSATVGTSGFSIYFYLFILQINWIMFCYVLIHIFGTSHDGPHCMIMLGWYVKSLHMI; this is encoded by the coding sequence ATGACCCAAATCAAGGAATTCTTGGCGGAGAAATTGGGATCTGGAAGACACATTTCCGTCTCCAAGAAAAGCAAGAAGCTATTCTTGGCTCTTTTCGCAACCTTATTACTAGTAGCTGCAATTATTGCCGTTGTTGCCGGAGTTAATTCCCGCAAGAACTCCGACAACTCGGCTTCCCATACCATACTTAAAAGCTCTTGTAGCAGCACATTGTACCCTGATTTATGCTTCTCAGCTATTGCTAACGTCCCCGGAGCCACCGCCAAATTGTCCAGCCAAAAGGACGTCATAGAAGCTTCCTTGAACCTCACAACCACAGCTGTCGAGAAAAACTACTTCATCATCAAGAAGCTGATCAAAACCAGAAAGAATCTCACAAAGCGCGAAAAGACCGCTCTCCATGATTGCCTGGAGACCATTGACGAAACCCTCGATGAGCTCCACAAGGCCGTGGAAGATCTCCACGAGTACCCCAACAAAAAGTCTTTGTCCCTCCACGCCGATgacctcaaaaccctaattagcTCTGCAATAACCAACCAAGAGACTTGCCTGGACGGGTTCTCGCACGATGATGCCGATAAGCACGTGCGGGAGGTGTTGCTAGAGGGTGAGGAGCACGTGGAGCGCATGTGTAGTAATGCGCTGGCCATGATCAAGAACATGACCGATACCGATATAGCCAATGAAAGAAAGACGATGAACCGGAAGCTGAAGGAGGACGTAGTGGATGGTGATGATGAAACAAAATGGCCGGAGTGGTTGTCGGTTGCGGACAGGCGGCTCTTGCAGTCGTCTTCGGTGACGCCGAACTTGGTGGTGGCGGCAGATGGCAGTGGAGACCACAAGACTGTGTCGGCGGCAGTGGCGGCTGCGCCAGATAATAGCAAGACAAGATATGTGATTAGGATCAAGGCGGGTGTATACAGGGAGAACGTGGATgtgacaaagaaaaagaagaatatcaTGTTTTTGGGAGATGGGAGAACTTCTACCATCATCACAGCAAGTAGGAATGTGGTCGATGGCAGCACCACCTTCAATTCCGCCACAGTAGGTACGTCCGGGTtcagtatttatttttatttatttattttgcaaatTAATTGGATAATGTTTTGTTATGTGTTAATACATATCTTTGGCACAAGTCATGATGGGCCCCATTGCATGATCATGTTAGGTTGGTACGTAAAGTCTTTGCACATGATATAG